In one window of Eggerthella guodeyinii DNA:
- a CDS encoding 4Fe-4S dicluster domain-containing protein: MSLGFYVDLQRCIGCRTCQVACKDRRDLQSAGPRPRRVDSFECGTYPDVSLFHLALSCNHCDDPACVAGCPTAALHKAGDGTVQYDADRCVVCRNCMTVCPYGAPQHDEDANLIAKCDACKALRDAGRNPVCVDACPMRALEFGELDGLRAAHGGDLTSELPVLPSADVTHPNLLLRPSAGALREDFREVTL; this comes from the coding sequence ATGAGCTTGGGATTCTACGTTGACCTGCAACGCTGCATCGGCTGCCGCACCTGCCAGGTGGCGTGCAAGGACCGTCGCGACCTGCAATCGGCGGGCCCGCGCCCGCGCAGGGTGGATTCGTTCGAGTGCGGGACGTATCCGGACGTGAGCCTGTTCCACCTCGCGCTGTCGTGCAACCACTGCGACGACCCGGCGTGCGTGGCGGGCTGCCCCACGGCCGCCCTGCACAAGGCCGGCGACGGCACCGTGCAATACGACGCCGACCGCTGCGTGGTCTGCCGCAACTGCATGACGGTGTGCCCCTACGGCGCGCCGCAGCACGACGAGGACGCGAACCTCATCGCGAAGTGCGACGCCTGCAAGGCGCTGCGCGATGCGGGTCGCAACCCCGTGTGCGTGGACGCGTGCCCCATGCGGGCCCTCGAGTTCGGCGAGCTGGACGGGTTGCGCGCCGCGCACGGAGGCGATCTGACGAGCGAGCTGCCCGTGCTGCCGAGCGCCGACGTCACGCACCCGAACCTGCTGCTGCGCCCGAGCGCGGGAGCGCTGCGCGAGGATTTCCGCGAGGTGACCCTGTGA